The stretch of DNA CTGCCAGCAACTCAAATCACCCTCACTCAAATTTAACGCTGCGTAAGTCCTATATAAATTTGGAATGGAAAAATTAGATATAGAAAGGACAAGGAAAGGAAATAAAGATGGCGAATGCAGACTACAAAATTGGTGTTGTAGGTGTCGGCAGAATGGGAGCGAACATCGCTCGACACCTCAATGATGAAGGGTTCAATGTCACTGCTGTATACGATGTCGCAAGCGAACGCGCAGAGGAGCTCGCGGCAGAAATTGAAGCAACCGCAGCTGGAGAACTCGCCAACGTTACGGTTCTCGCTGACTATATCATCACCGTGGTTACGGACGATGCGGCGATGCGGACAATTTTCTCCGACGCTGCCGACGATAGCCTACTCAAAGAGGCAACGGGCAAAGTCTTTATTAACTGTGCAACGCTGAGTCCGCAGATCCACGTAGATATCGAACAACTCGCAGCGAAGCATGGTGCTGAAAGCCTTGAAGGATGTATGGCAAGTAGCATTACACAGGCACGCGAAGGGACGCTCTACCTAATGTGCGGTGGTAAAAAGGCAACATTTGACAAGGCACTCCCAATTCTGGAGTCAATGAGTGTTTCCCTCCGGTACATCGGTGAAGCCGGTCAGGCAGCACAGGTTAAGGCACTCGTCAATATGGTCATGAACATCAATACAGCAGGATTGGCTGAAGGTCTCGGTTTGGGTGCTGCACTCGGGTTGGATCTGGCGATGTTACAGGACGTTTTTTCACAGACCGGGGCAAACTCCCGTGTCTTAGAGACCGATGGAGAGGATATGGAAGCACGGGATCATGAGTGTTATTTCTCGGCTGCGCATGCATCTAAGGATTCAGGAATCGCACTTGACTTGGCAAACGCTGAGGGGATTTCGTTACCTCTCGCAGAAGCAACTAAGGCACAGTATGACCGCATGATTGAACTCGGATTGGGTGAGTTAGATAAGTCGGGTGTTGCTGAACTCACTTTCCCCGGACGCGGAGGGAAGAGCTAAGCCGTGCTTAAAGGCGTAATCCTCGCAGGCGGACTTGGTACCCGTTTGCATCCCCTTACTAAAGTTACCAGTAAGCACCTCCTGCCTGTTGGTAATGAACCTATGGTGTTTCACAGCGTCAAACAGCTCACGACAGCAGGCGTTACCGATATTCTTATCGTGACGAATCCGCAATATGTCGGCGACTTTGTGAATGCCTTGGGCAGTGGAAAGGATTTCGGATGTGAATTCACGTATCGCGTGCAGGAGGAGGCAAAAGGTATCGCGCATGCCCTTGCATTAGCCGAGGGATTTGCCAATAACGGCAGCATCGCCGTTTTGTTGGGGGACAATATCTTTGAGACCTCAATCCGGCATGCGGCCGATGATTTTCTCGCGCAATCGAAAGGGGCTCGTGTCCTGCTTAAACAGGTACCTGATCCAGAACGTTACGGTGTTGCCGTTTTGGATGGAAATGACCGCATCGTCGCAATTGAGGAGAAACCTGAGCGTCCGAAGAGTAATTATGCTGTAGTAGGGGTCTATTTTTACGATGTATCCGTGTTTGACATCATCCGTACGATTGAGCCTTCGGCACGTGGAGAGTATGAAATAACGTCTGTCAATAACGCCTATATGCAGCGTGGCGAGCTGGCATACAGTTTTGTGCAAGGAAAATGGATGGACGCAGGAACTTTTGATTCACTCAGTGAAGCGCATCAAATCCTTTTGAATGCATCGGATTGGCACTAAGAGAGTATATGGACGAGAGACCAATTCTATCCATCGTGGTCCCGGTTTACAATGAAGAAGACAACATTCACCCCTTGCTTGAAAAAATTCAGGCGGTATGTGAGACAATCGGTGATACTTATGAAGTATTATTCGTTGACGACGGGAGTAAGGATACGACTTTTGCAGTGCTCTCAGAACTGAGTAAACGGGTTCCGCAATTGGTCATCATTCGATTTAAAGAGAATGCCGGGCAGACAGCGGCGATGGCAGCAGGATTTGAATTCGCACGTGGCGAACAAATTATTAGCATGGATGGCGATTTACAAAACGATCCTGCCGATATTCCGAAACTCCTTGAAAAATTGGACAAAGGCTACGATTTGGTATGCGGGTGGCGGAAAGAAAGACAAGATAAATTCTTGACACGGCGTGTCCCCTCTATCGTTGCGAATTGGATAATCGGTAAGGTGACAGGGGTACCGATCCACGACAATGGATGTTCACTGAAAGCATATCGCGCTTCGGTTATCAAACAGGTGCCGCTCTATGGTGAAATGCACAGGTTCATTCCTGCGATGTCCACTGTGGCAGGGGCGCGTATCGCTGAAATCGTCGTCACACATCATCCGAGACGTTTTGGTCAGAGCAAATATGGGCTCGGTAGAGTCTGGCGTGTAGCGTTGGATATTATAGCCTTCAAGCTTATCATCTCCGTCTTCGCACTACGTCCTGAAATACAGGAGCCTTCGCTCTGGCAACGGTTGTCCAATGTCCTTTTTAATCCGAAGCAGAGAGCTTTTCAAGCCGCGGCGTTCCTCAGTCTCCCTTTCTTCGTTTTAGGACGCATTTTGTTTGGCAACACTAATATTGCAGCGTTTAGCTGCTTCGGGACAGCTGTCGCGTTGTTGGTACTTGGATGGATAGCGGAAAATCAAATTCGACAAGCGAGCCAAGAACTATCAGACCTAAGTAAACTGGCACGCTTGTTTATTTTTCGATACAAGCGGCGACCCATTCGATTTTTTGGTCCTATCGGTGTTTTATTTTTCATACTTGGTGGCATTCTTTTAACAACGCCTATCCACTCTTTTTTCTTGCGAGTCTTAAACCTCGCAGAAATTCCGAATCTGGGTCCTATTTTCGTGGTTGGCGGGATTTTGATATTCTGCTGCGGCCTGTTTGGTGAACTCATCGCCTTCGCTAACGTCAGACACGTGAAAGATTATACAGTCGAAACACTTTTGAATACGGATGCGTGAGGGAACACTTTGAATAATTTGACTGATTCCAAATTGCGCCAGAGTCTGCGCGATGAATTTCCGGTAACCGAGACCTATATCTATATGAATCACGCCGGTGTTGCTCCACTATCGCGTCGAGTGCAAGCTGCGATGACTGACTTTTTGGAAGATGCGACTGTAAACGGTGCCGTGAACGCCAAACTTTGGGAGGCGGAAGCGGAAATCTGTCGAGGCGCAGCGGCACAACTCCTCAATGCCAACACAACCGAAATCGCCTTTATGAAGAATACGACACAAGGTATTCTCGTTGCGGCGAACGGTATCGATTGGCAAGCAGGGGACAACGTCGTCACAACAGCGGTAGAGTTTCCTGCGAACGTCTATCCGTGGTGGAGTTTGAAGGAACGCTATGGGGTCCAAACGCGTATGATACCGGAGCGCGCTGGACGCATCCAGGTCGAAGATGTGGCTTCCGCAATCGACGAGCGCACACGGGTTGTAACGATTAGCCACGTAGAATTCGCCTCCGGCTTCCGGAACGATATTCAGACACTCGGCGAAATTTGCCGAGAACGCGATATTTGGTTCGTTGTGGATGCCATTCAGAGTCTCGGAGCGATTGAAGTGAATGTCAAGTCCTGTAACATTGATATTCTCGCCGCCGACGGGCATAAATGGTTGCTCGCCCCGGAGGGTGCAGCGATTTTCTACTGTGCTAATGAGAAACGGGAACGCCTGATTAATACAAATGTCGGTTGGGCGAGTGTCGTGAATCCACGCGATTTCCTCAATTACGACCTAACACAGAAGCCGGATGCAACCCGCTTTGAAGAAGGTTCCTACAACAGCGTCGGATTGTATGGGCTCAGAGCTGCAATCGAATTGCTCCTTGAGATTGGTATTTCCACAATCGAAGGACACCTCTTGGAACTGACAGGACATTTAATAGCCGGATTGGAAGCCAAAGGCTACCGCGTCATCACACCGCGAGCGGATTCAGAACGGGCTGGAATTGTCATTTTTGACAGTAAGCGGCTAACACCGACTGAAATCTATAATATACTGCTCGCTGAAAACATCGTCACTGCAGAGCGTGGAACCGGGGTCAGGGTTTCACCGCATTTTTACAACACAACATCTGAAATTGGACGTCTCCTTGAAGTGCTACCAGACCTTTAATGCTAATTTCAACTTAGGAAAAAAATTGGAAACTCTACAGACACACAATAACATCCAGAATGATAGAGTGAGATCGGTTTCAAGAATTTGCCTATCGCTTATTCTTGTTTCTCTACTGATGCTCGGTGCTTGTACGATGCCCGGGGGCAATCAGAAGATTAGCAAGATTCGCCTCTCTATTCAAAACACGTTACCTCTCCACCGAAAAAAAGTCCCGATTGTGCTGACTGGTGCCCAACTCCGAAAGGTGAACCCTGATTTCACCTTCAAAGCGTATTCTGTTGTTACTGGAAAAGCACCACGAGAAGTGATGGTTCCTGCGCAAGCGGATGATTTGGACTATGACGGCGAACGCGATCAACTTTGCTTCTTGTTGGACCTGGAGCCGGAAGAAACGAAAGAGATTTCAATCCTTTACGACCCGAATGTTAAGGCGACCTTAACGCTTGACATCAATAAACAGACGCGCGCCGCAATCCTTCCTGAACTGAGTGCTGTCGCAGCAATGGAATCGAATTTGATTGCGTACCTCCTAAAACCAAACGGTGCCTTTATTGCGTACGGCAAAAAACGGTCGGAACTTTTTAGTGTGGATATAATGTTCCAACCCGAATTAGATTACGGGCGGCCAATCTCACCAGAACTCAGACACCATTTTGAGCAGAACGGGATCACGCTCTCCCAACAGGTGCAAATAGAGATAGAGAAACCCGAGCAGCAGTGGATCGCCCGCGACCTTGAGAACCAAGACGTTTACTTTATCCGAAAATCGTCCAATAGTGCGGTTTCCGAACTCGGACAGGAGACTGCGGCAGCGGAGCAGTTGAGTGTCTCTAAATCCATCGGTTTATCCCTGAATGAACTCCTCAACTCTGAAACAGAGAAGATGGTTGCACTAACACCCTCGGAGGGGCTCATAGGTTTTGGAGGGATTGCATTATGGCACAAGGCGGATAGAAAAATGATTCCTCTGCCGACCGAAGGTGATTACATCCGGATCCTCGCCGACGGGGCTATTCGCTCTATCGTTCAACGGATTCTGCCAACGTGGGACATTCAGGGTGAGGTCCGTCGGTTCATATCAACCACGTTTGTTTATGGCGAAAATCCGTGGATTGAGCATCATATCCATATTGATGGAGACCTACCGACGGATTATGCTTTTATCACGGGTATTCCATATCCGAACGGTGCTTATGATGAGGATGTAAAACAGGGATGGGTTTGGAGTTGGGGAACGGATCCAAGCGGCATGGATACACTCGGCGTTGCGCTCATCGTCCTCACCGGTCGCGATCCACAAGATGCCGGACTTGATGCATCACAAACCGAATTTTCGTCTTTACCTGTTATTCTAACCCCAAATGCGGATGGCAGACTTACCTATCGCACATTCGCTATCTGGGGCGGTGGTATTGATGGCATTGAGACCGAGGCAGAATTCGCACAGCACGTCCAGATTACGACGACCGCGCTAAAAACACCGCCACAAATTAAGTTCCTACCACCAGAGGAAGAACAATAGTCAGGACTCACGCACTAAAAGTCTGGTAGGTGCGGTTTCTAACCGCACCGATCCTGTGGCGGTAATCATCTTTGCTGTTGAAAAATTAGGTGTCTCAGCTCAATTTTGCGTAAATCCTGATAGTCTCAGACGATTGGAGAAAATTATGCTCATCAAAGAGGAGTGTCTACAGCTTATCGCAAATCGACGGACAGATGAAATTGTTGTCACAACCATGGGAACAACCGTGCCGTGGGGCAAAATATCAACACATTCGTTGGACTATGCCTCCGTCGGCAGTGCCATGGGACACGCCGCTGACTTCGCACTCGGCATCGCACTCGCTAAACCGGATAAGAAGGTTATTGTGCTTAACGGTGATGGAAGTATGCTGATGTGTTTAGGCACATTAGCGACAATTACTGCCCTAAACACACCACCGCCCAACTACCTTCTTTTCGTCTGTGATAACGGCACTTATGAGGTGACAGGCAATCAACCCGTCCCTGTTGGTAACGGCGGTTTCAGTTGGACGATGATTGCGAAAGGTGTCGGTTTTCAACAGGTTTATGAATTTGACGATGCAGACCAATTGGAAGCAGCACTTCCCAAAATCTGGAATGAGACCGGCCCTGTTTTTGTGAATCTGAAAATCGCACAGGCGCACGAACCACCCCCTGATCGGTGGGGCGGTTTTTCATATCCCTATCTACAAGAATCTCTTGCTGAATCTACACATAAATTAAAAGAGGCACTGGGGTAATAATAGGGCTTCGGTCACCTTGAAATTAGCGGTAGGTCTGGTTTGTAGTAGGGCAATTTATTGCCCGTTACGAACGCGTAGACGTGCGATAAATCGCACTACTACGAACATACCTCTGAAAAAACTGAATGAAACAATAGGCACACGCCGTCATGCCGTTACACATTTTATTGTGCGTCGCAAGATAGTAGACACTGTCGTGCCGTAACTGACAGGACGATTATGGAAAACTCAAAATTAGAAACCCGACGGATGGGACGTACGGAGATGCGTCCAAACGCACTCGCGCTCGGCGCGGCATGGCTCTGGCAGAAACCCGATGCTGAAGTTATCGGTGCAATCCGACGCGGTATCGAACTCGGCATTAACTATATTGACACCTATCCGGGACATGCCGAACATCTCTGGAGTGAAGCACTCTCTGGTGGATTGCGAGAAGAGATTTATCTGCAAGCAAAGGTCGGCACGCACCCGGAACGTCGAAAAGACTTCTCCGCAGATGGCACACGCTGGAGCGTCACAAACAGTCTCAAATCCCTCCGCACGGATTACCTTGATGCCGTGCTCATCCACGATCCGCTTGATATGGAAAGCGTCCTGGCACCCGGTCAAGCATTGGATACACTCTTAGAGATGAAAGCGGAGGGGTTAATTCGACATATCGGTGCGGGTGTGCGTTCGCATGAATTCCACAGGGAACTCATTGAAACCGGACATATTGACATTATCCTGACCTTCTTGGACTACACACTGTTATCGCAATCTGCAGCAGAGACAACGTTGCCCTTGGCGCGCCAGCACGATGTCGGTATCATCCTTGCGAGTCCGTTAGGTATGGGCAGTTTGACGGGGGTCGAGCCGGACCTTGAAACCGAACGCCGCCGTAATCCTGATGCCGAACCCAAGGCGCACGCCATGTGGCGATGGTGTCAGGAGCGCGACGTTAACATCCTCCATCTGGCAATGCAATTCTGTCTTGCAGCACCGATAGACGGTGTTGTTATGTTTGGTCCTGCCGACAAGGCGCAAGTGGAAGATGGATATGAAGCGGCGACAGTTGATATTCTTGAAGACATTTGGGAGGCGTTTGAGATGGAATTCGGTATCAAACGCGGGATGTAGCTAATTGTCTGAGTTAGAATTTACGCTATGCTTTTTGTGATACCATGCTGGCGAGAATGCCGAGAATTTTGTCACAGCGTTCCAGCATATAAGTTTCCATGTCAATGTGGAGTCGCTTGCCTTCCAATTTGAGGAAGAGCCAATGCGTCCCCGTTGTGGTAGCCCCATAAACACATGAAATGTCGTTCTCTTGTTCGGTATTAAAGCGTTGCGCAGCGATCATCTCCGCGACGCACTGTCCAAGTCCTATTATGAGATCATCCTTTTTCGCTTCAATAAGGATGATAACAGGTGCCTCCAAATAATATTGATTTGGGGACAGACTCACCAAAAAATCACACACGCCAGTCAAGTCGTTTTCGGCATCAACATTGAAATCAATACCCGAAAAAAGACTGATGCGGTGTTCAAAGTGCTCCCGGAGTTCAACGAGTATATCGGCGACAATCATTTCTGACTTTGCCTTCTCTGTACCTATCGCAACGGCTAACGGGACCTTCTTTGCCAACGCCTTGATGAGTTCCGAACTCGGCTCCACCAACTCTGTTTTGGCAAAGAGGCCTATAGACTGAACTATTTCCAATTGAAACGTTTTTTGTGCTGCTTGTAAAGTGAAATTGCTATAAGCCATGTGTTGAGTCCTTTATGCGGTCTCGATATCCACCTTCACACATTGGAAGACAGGTAGATACAGAAACAGGATCACACTTTATGCTTTCACACCTGCTGTTAACTCCGATGCGAATCGTTTCACCGCATTAAGTAATTTCGCTTCGTCGTTGATATGTTCTTCGATAACATTGACAATCGCACTTCCCACAATCACACCATCGGCAATCTCCGCCACCTGTTCTGCCTGCTCAGGCGTTGACACACCGAAACCGACACTGATGGGCTTATCCGTATGTTTTCGCAACTCCGCGATCGTCGGCGCGATTTCGTCTGACAACATCGCCCGCGCCCCTGTCACACCCGTCAGTGAAACACAATAGATAAATCCTGTACTGACCGATGCGATCAGTTGCATCCGTTCCGGTGGACTTGTCGGGGCAACCATGAAGATCGTAGCGAGGTTATATTGCGGTGCGATTTCAAGGAGCGATTGTGCTTGTTCTGGCGGTAGATCAGGAACAATTAAACCATCAACACCTACTTCGCATGCAGCCTTGCAAAACGCCTCTTCCCCCATCCGGAAAATTGGGTTATAGTAGCTCATCAAAGCGATAGGAATTTCCGTCTGTGGGCGGAGATCTGCCACCATTGCCAAAATCTGCTCCAGTGAGATACGATGTGTAAGGGCGCGTTCGCTTGCGCGTTGGACAGTCGGTCCGTCTGCGATTGGATCGGAGAAGGGGACACCGAGTTCGATAAGGTCTGCCCCAGCTTCCTCGAGGGTGAGGAGAAGTTTGTCGGTAAGTTCAGGATTTGGGTCTCCAGCACAGAGGTAGGGCATAAATGCGCTGGCACCTCGGTCTCGGAGTTCTTGAAATTTTTTGTCAATTCGATTCATTATGTATACGTGGGTCTCGGCTTCCTGTTGTGTTTTTTAAATTATACCCTGCAAGAACCGAATTGTCAAGAGGTTGCTGGTTTACAAAACACTTAGCCGATTGCTATAAGCGTTTCCTCGATTTCGAGAGGTAGCTCAAAAAAAATAAAAGCGTTTCAATATTCTTGAATTTACTTTTAGATGAGTTCCACGTTAATAGCAGATAAACCCCCACCCTTCGCCGTATGATTTAGCTCAAATTCTACTCTTTGGTTTGGTTGCAGAGTACTAATAGATCGGTCATGAACCTCCTCTATATGCACAAAAATACTTCGTTCAAAACTATTTGATCTTATATAACCAAAACCTTTATCTTCGTCAAATTTAGTTACGACTCCTTGATACCATTGACCCATTGCAAATTCATAGAGACCATGTCTATATACAATCACTAGGCATTCTCTGATTTGCATATAGATGGCATCTTTATCAAAGTCTTCTATTGTTCCTTCAAGCTGATGCCCATAACGAGTAACGGGAAACACTGTAATTTGCCTATTCTGTGCAGATTTAAGGAACCTATCTTGGATACTAAGCCGTTCTTTTCGAGTGTGTGGGGGACCTTCTAGTTTTTCTCTTCTGACAGAATGCAAGGTTTCAATGTAAGGTTCCACCACCGGCCATGATGCCGATGAGCAAGCAAAAAGAATGCTTGATTTTTCTAATGTCTGCCTTTCATTGGAGCGATCAACACCTATGAATGTGTCAACAGATTGTTCGATTTTTGACAGTTCTACCGATTTTGTGTAAGTGACAAACACTGTGGGTTGGTAGTTATCTGATTGCAGCATTGAAACCCACCGTGGCTCAACTTTGGGTTTAGTCTTGGACTCTGATTTGGGTTTAGTCTTGGACTCTGAAGTATGGCCTGAGAGTTTGGTTTCACGTTCAACTTCAGGTTTAGTAACTCGACCAATAAAGTGTTCAGGGGAAGGCCATATCTCATGAAAACAGTCTAATAACATCCTCTCTCGCTGCCTAATTTGTGCTACGTCCCACGTGTTATTATTCTCATACTTTTCACATATCTCTTTGTTCAGTATAATATCTGCGTTATCACCTTCTGACAACTTCCTTTTTTTATCAAGAAACGAAAGTTGGTTTGGAAGATACTCCGTGCAAAAGACTAGATTCCCTATGCTAAATGAATTCTCTAGCCTATACTGTTTTAATGGAGGCATTATTTGCTGCACGGACAAAGCACTTATAGGTTGAATGACACTCTCCTGATCATCGTCCCTAGTCCGGCGTAAAAAATCCTTAAGATAGAACGTGATTTCTTTCGGTTCCTCTGATGGATTTTCTTGATTCCAACTTTCAATCTTCCAAAGTTCAATTCGATATAAAATGTAACATAGCATATTCCAAGCAGGTATTTCAACACGGGGTCCGCCATGGCGTATTTGATATCCAACCCTCCGCAAACCATTCAAAACTGCACCATCATGTTGCCACCGTTTACCTTCACCTGGTTTGCCTTGCCGAAATAGAAATTCTGCAAATTCTTCAACTCTAAATTTTCCAAATACTCTACTTGCAGATTCACCGCTGTTTTGATTGGGAATTAGGTGAGAAAAGAAATTGTTTATTCTTCTACATACATGCTTGTCTTCATTAACTCCATTACGTAGTAAACCCCGCACGATGTAAGACTCCAACATAGTAAAAACCTTGGTAAGTTCACTATCACATAAGTCAACTTCATTTCTGATGAACAACATGAATGGGTGCAAACTCGTAAGATTAAGATTGTCAAAAATAAGATTAAGATCCTCATGAAACTGTAGTCGGTAAGTTTTCATCTTAGGATCAGTCATTTCCTTATAAAACACCGCGTAATTTTTTAATTGCTCAAATTCATATTTAATATCCTGCTCATCGGTTAGTGCCTTACTATATTCCCAATATAACTCAAAAGGTTTTACGTTCTTTTCAAAACAATCAGGTCCCTGTTTTGCCATCAGAAACGACCGGAAAAACGATTCAAGTTTATCTTCATCCCAATACTGAGAATCGTTTTCAAAAACCCAGTAATCCTTATAGAAACGCTCAGCTTCATTTTCAGCGCGCAGGAACAGATCATTTCTCAGGTAATCGAACTCCGAAAGTTTCCTTCCGGTCGCATTAATCGACGCAAATACTTGTTCGGGACGCTCATCTTCACTACCGAGTTCTAGATTAACAAGCATAAAATTGTCTGTGATAGAACGGAATAGGCGACGCATTTTTTCAAAAGCGGGATTTTCTCCGAAATATTCTCGAATCACATTTGCAAAATGGATGTAAGCTCCAAGAATCCTATGCTCATCGGAATTTGCTCCGTTTTGCCTTTGCAAATACTCCTGCCAATACTCTCCAGAGATGACTTGCTTGAATGCAGGTTGATCGAAGTCTGTCGGAACAAATGTAAATTCATAATCTGGATCGTCTATTAAGACATCTTCGTCATTTATTATGTATTTGGATGCAGCACTTGCCAATTTACTTTGTTGAGTATCATCATTTTGTGTTTGGCATAGATCCCTAATAACGCACAGGATGATTTGAAAGGTTGCAAGGCGTTGCTGTCCATCAATCACTTCATATGCCTTCTTGCCAATAGAACGCGTCACAATAGGCCCTGTGAAATGCGTAGGGTGATCTTCACTTCTTATTTGAAAAAGGATATCCTTCCAAAGGGTATCCCAATTTGTTTCATCCCAAACATAACGTC from Candidatus Poribacteria bacterium encodes:
- a CDS encoding sugar phosphate nucleotidyltransferase, which gives rise to MLKGVILAGGLGTRLHPLTKVTSKHLLPVGNEPMVFHSVKQLTTAGVTDILIVTNPQYVGDFVNALGSGKDFGCEFTYRVQEEAKGIAHALALAEGFANNGSIAVLLGDNIFETSIRHAADDFLAQSKGARVLLKQVPDPERYGVAVLDGNDRIVAIEEKPERPKSNYAVVGVYFYDVSVFDIIRTIEPSARGEYEITSVNNAYMQRGELAYSFVQGKWMDAGTFDSLSEAHQILLNASDWH
- a CDS encoding aldo/keto reductase, whose translation is MENSKLETRRMGRTEMRPNALALGAAWLWQKPDAEVIGAIRRGIELGINYIDTYPGHAEHLWSEALSGGLREEIYLQAKVGTHPERRKDFSADGTRWSVTNSLKSLRTDYLDAVLIHDPLDMESVLAPGQALDTLLEMKAEGLIRHIGAGVRSHEFHRELIETGHIDIILTFLDYTLLSQSAAETTLPLARQHDVGIILASPLGMGSLTGVEPDLETERRRNPDAEPKAHAMWRWCQERDVNILHLAMQFCLAAPIDGVVMFGPADKAQVEDGYEAATVDILEDIWEAFEMEFGIKRGM
- a CDS encoding DUF262 domain-containing protein translates to MSINAQANSIDELFSSNVHYRVPHYQRRYVWDETNWDTLWKDILFQIRSEDHPTHFTGPIVTRSIGKKAYEVIDGQQRLATFQIILCVIRDLCQTQNDDTQQSKLASAASKYIINDEDVLIDDPDYEFTFVPTDFDQPAFKQVISGEYWQEYLQRQNGANSDEHRILGAYIHFANVIREYFGENPAFEKMRRLFRSITDNFMLVNLELGSEDERPEQVFASINATGRKLSEFDYLRNDLFLRAENEAERFYKDYWVFENDSQYWDEDKLESFFRSFLMAKQGPDCFEKNVKPFELYWEYSKALTDEQDIKYEFEQLKNYAVFYKEMTDPKMKTYRLQFHEDLNLIFDNLNLTSLHPFMLFIRNEVDLCDSELTKVFTMLESYIVRGLLRNGVNEDKHVCRRINNFFSHLIPNQNSGESASRVFGKFRVEEFAEFLFRQGKPGEGKRWQHDGAVLNGLRRVGYQIRHGGPRVEIPAWNMLCYILYRIELWKIESWNQENPSEEPKEITFYLKDFLRRTRDDDQESVIQPISALSVQQIMPPLKQYRLENSFSIGNLVFCTEYLPNQLSFLDKKRKLSEGDNADIILNKEICEKYENNNTWDVAQIRQRERMLLDCFHEIWPSPEHFIGRVTKPEVERETKLSGHTSESKTKPKSESKTKPKVEPRWVSMLQSDNYQPTVFVTYTKSVELSKIEQSVDTFIGVDRSNERQTLEKSSILFACSSASWPVVEPYIETLHSVRREKLEGPPHTRKERLSIQDRFLKSAQNRQITVFPVTRYGHQLEGTIEDFDKDAIYMQIRECLVIVYRHGLYEFAMGQWYQGVVTKFDEDKGFGYIRSNSFERSIFVHIEEVHDRSISTLQPNQRVEFELNHTAKGGGLSAINVELI
- a CDS encoding aminotransferase class V-fold PLP-dependent enzyme; its protein translation is MNNLTDSKLRQSLRDEFPVTETYIYMNHAGVAPLSRRVQAAMTDFLEDATVNGAVNAKLWEAEAEICRGAAAQLLNANTTEIAFMKNTTQGILVAANGIDWQAGDNVVTTAVEFPANVYPWWSLKERYGVQTRMIPERAGRIQVEDVASAIDERTRVVTISHVEFASGFRNDIQTLGEICRERDIWFVVDAIQSLGAIEVNVKSCNIDILAADGHKWLLAPEGAAIFYCANEKRERLINTNVGWASVVNPRDFLNYDLTQKPDATRFEEGSYNSVGLYGLRAAIELLLEIGISTIEGHLLELTGHLIAGLEAKGYRVITPRADSERAGIVIFDSKRLTPTEIYNILLAENIVTAERGTGVRVSPHFYNTTSEIGRLLEVLPDL
- a CDS encoding NAD(P)-dependent oxidoreductase yields the protein MANADYKIGVVGVGRMGANIARHLNDEGFNVTAVYDVASERAEELAAEIEATAAGELANVTVLADYIITVVTDDAAMRTIFSDAADDSLLKEATGKVFINCATLSPQIHVDIEQLAAKHGAESLEGCMASSITQAREGTLYLMCGGKKATFDKALPILESMSVSLRYIGEAGQAAQVKALVNMVMNINTAGLAEGLGLGAALGLDLAMLQDVFSQTGANSRVLETDGEDMEARDHECYFSAAHASKDSGIALDLANAEGISLPLAEATKAQYDRMIELGLGELDKSGVAELTFPGRGGKS
- a CDS encoding DUF4861 family protein, translating into METLQTHNNIQNDRVRSVSRICLSLILVSLLMLGACTMPGGNQKISKIRLSIQNTLPLHRKKVPIVLTGAQLRKVNPDFTFKAYSVVTGKAPREVMVPAQADDLDYDGERDQLCFLLDLEPEETKEISILYDPNVKATLTLDINKQTRAAILPELSAVAAMESNLIAYLLKPNGAFIAYGKKRSELFSVDIMFQPELDYGRPISPELRHHFEQNGITLSQQVQIEIEKPEQQWIARDLENQDVYFIRKSSNSAVSELGQETAAAEQLSVSKSIGLSLNELLNSETEKMVALTPSEGLIGFGGIALWHKADRKMIPLPTEGDYIRILADGAIRSIVQRILPTWDIQGEVRRFISTTFVYGENPWIEHHIHIDGDLPTDYAFITGIPYPNGAYDEDVKQGWVWSWGTDPSGMDTLGVALIVLTGRDPQDAGLDASQTEFSSLPVILTPNADGRLTYRTFAIWGGGIDGIETEAEFAQHVQITTTALKTPPQIKFLPPEEEQ
- the trpA gene encoding tryptophan synthase subunit alpha — protein: MNRIDKKFQELRDRGASAFMPYLCAGDPNPELTDKLLLTLEEAGADLIELGVPFSDPIADGPTVQRASERALTHRISLEQILAMVADLRPQTEIPIALMSYYNPIFRMGEEAFCKAACEVGVDGLIVPDLPPEQAQSLLEIAPQYNLATIFMVAPTSPPERMQLIASVSTGFIYCVSLTGVTGARAMLSDEIAPTIAELRKHTDKPISVGFGVSTPEQAEQVAEIADGVIVGSAIVNVIEEHINDEAKLLNAVKRFASELTAGVKA
- a CDS encoding glycosyltransferase family 2 protein, which translates into the protein MDERPILSIVVPVYNEEDNIHPLLEKIQAVCETIGDTYEVLFVDDGSKDTTFAVLSELSKRVPQLVIIRFKENAGQTAAMAAGFEFARGEQIISMDGDLQNDPADIPKLLEKLDKGYDLVCGWRKERQDKFLTRRVPSIVANWIIGKVTGVPIHDNGCSLKAYRASVIKQVPLYGEMHRFIPAMSTVAGARIAEIVVTHHPRRFGQSKYGLGRVWRVALDIIAFKLIISVFALRPEIQEPSLWQRLSNVLFNPKQRAFQAAAFLSLPFFVLGRILFGNTNIAAFSCFGTAVALLVLGWIAENQIRQASQELSDLSKLARLFIFRYKRRPIRFFGPIGVLFFILGGILLTTPIHSFFLRVLNLAEIPNLGPIFVVGGILIFCCGLFGELIAFANVRHVKDYTVETLLNTDA
- a CDS encoding thiamine pyrophosphate-dependent enzyme, which gives rise to MLIKEECLQLIANRRTDEIVVTTMGTTVPWGKISTHSLDYASVGSAMGHAADFALGIALAKPDKKVIVLNGDGSMLMCLGTLATITALNTPPPNYLLFVCDNGTYEVTGNQPVPVGNGGFSWTMIAKGVGFQQVYEFDDADQLEAALPKIWNETGPVFVNLKIAQAHEPPPDRWGGFSYPYLQESLAESTHKLKEALG